One region of Ornithinibacter aureus genomic DNA includes:
- a CDS encoding type II toxin-antitoxin system death-on-curing family toxin translates to MSRDEVDFLSLEDVLEIASGVMDEVAVRDPGLLAAAVARPRMSVFGEDAYPTFEDKAAALLHSLVRNHALVDGNKRLAWSATRVFCLLNDVDLTYTVDDAEAMVLEAAAGHRDVRQITQWLTAHRIT, encoded by the coding sequence GTGAGCCGCGACGAGGTCGACTTCCTCTCCCTCGAGGACGTCCTGGAGATCGCGTCGGGGGTGATGGACGAGGTGGCCGTGCGCGACCCCGGGTTGCTGGCTGCAGCCGTGGCGCGCCCCCGGATGAGCGTCTTCGGCGAGGACGCGTACCCGACCTTCGAGGACAAGGCGGCCGCGCTGCTCCACTCATTGGTGCGCAACCATGCACTGGTCGACGGAAACAAGCGCCTCGCGTGGTCGGCGACGCGCGTCTTCTGCCTGCTGAACGACGTTGACCTGACGTACACGGTTGACGACGCCGAAGCGATGGTGCTCGAGGCAGCCGCCGGCCACCGTGACGTCAGGCAGATCACGCAGTGGCTGACGGCCCACCGCATCACGTGA
- the trpS gene encoding tryptophan--tRNA ligase translates to MSTPASPASARPRILSGMQPTSESLHLGNYLGALVNWVGLQQDFDAYFFVADLHALTVPTDPDVLRRRTRVTAAQFIAGGVDPQTSAVFCQSHVGPHPELAWVLACQTAMGEMNRMTQFKDKTAKGHNANVGLFTYPVLMAADILMYDAAFVPVGEDQRQHLEITRDLAERMNARFGDVLTVPEAYILKESAKIMDLQEPTSKMSKSASSDKGMLELMDDPSRLAKKIRSAVTDTEAVVRYDPETKPGVSNLLVIHSVLSGTSIPALEDEFAGRGYGDLKKAVADVVVEAVTPFRTRMTELLDDPAELDRILASGAERAAVVADATMSRIRDAVGLLHPAGAAVALAGSSAAVAAE, encoded by the coding sequence ATGTCTACTCCTGCTTCGCCCGCTTCCGCACGCCCGCGCATCCTCTCCGGGATGCAGCCGACGAGCGAATCCCTGCACCTCGGCAACTACCTCGGTGCCCTGGTGAACTGGGTCGGGCTGCAGCAGGACTTCGACGCCTACTTCTTCGTGGCCGACCTCCACGCGCTCACGGTGCCGACCGACCCCGACGTGCTGCGCCGCCGCACGCGGGTCACAGCTGCCCAGTTCATCGCCGGCGGTGTCGACCCGCAGACCTCGGCCGTGTTCTGCCAGAGCCACGTGGGCCCGCACCCCGAGCTGGCGTGGGTGCTCGCCTGCCAGACGGCCATGGGCGAGATGAACCGCATGACGCAGTTCAAGGACAAGACGGCCAAGGGGCACAACGCCAACGTCGGGCTGTTCACCTACCCGGTGCTCATGGCCGCGGACATCCTCATGTACGACGCGGCGTTCGTCCCCGTCGGTGAGGACCAGCGCCAGCACCTGGAGATCACCCGCGACCTCGCCGAGCGGATGAACGCCCGGTTCGGCGACGTGCTCACCGTGCCCGAGGCGTACATCCTCAAGGAGTCGGCCAAGATCATGGACCTCCAGGAGCCGACGTCGAAGATGAGCAAGTCCGCGTCGAGCGACAAGGGCATGCTCGAGCTCATGGACGACCCGAGCCGGCTGGCCAAGAAGATCCGTTCGGCCGTCACCGACACCGAGGCCGTCGTGCGCTACGACCCCGAGACCAAGCCCGGGGTGTCGAACCTGCTCGTCATCCACTCGGTGCTGTCGGGCACGTCGATCCCGGCGCTCGAGGACGAGTTCGCCGGGCGCGGCTACGGCGACCTGAAGAAGGCCGTTGCCGACGTCGTCGTCGAGGCCGTGACCCCGTTCCGCACGCGGATGACCGAGCTGCTCGACGACCCTGCCGAGCTTGACCGCATCCTCGCCAGCGGTGCGGAGCGGGCTGCCGTCGTCGCCGACGCGACGATGTCGCGCATCCGGGATGCCGTGGGGCTGCTGCACCCTGCCGGGGCGGCCGTCGCCCTGGCCGGGTCCTCGGCAGCCGTCGCAGCGGAGTAG
- a CDS encoding NADP-dependent isocitrate dehydrogenase — protein MATIFYTLTDEAPMLATYSFLPVVQAFASTAGVDVETRDISLAGRILALFPEHLTEEQRVGDALTELGELATTPEANIIKLPNISASMPQLKAAIAELQSQGFALPDYPDDPQSDEERDIRVRYDKVKGSAVNPVLREGNSDRRAPAAVKNYARSHPHSMGAWSTDSKTNVATMGVDDFRSNEQSVVLAGNDRLTIRHVATDGTSTVLKDALGVLEGEVVDATVMRVAALGAFLREQVARAKAQDVLFSVHLKATMMKVSDPIIFGHVVRAFLPEVFERFGADLDAAGLSPNNGLGGILDGLAALPNGDEIRAAIEQGLADGPRLAMVNSDKGITNLHVPSDVIVDASMPAMIRTSGHMWGPDGAEADTLAVIPDSSYAGVYQTVIDDCRVNGAFDPTTMGSVPNVGLMAQKAEEYGSHDKTFEISDAGRVEVVDGSGTVLMSHDVAPGDIWRACQTKDAPIRDWVKLAVTRARASATPAIFWLDPTRAHDRNLIAKVETYLADHDTDGLDIRIMSPIEATALSIERIRRGEDTISVTGNVLRDYNTDLFPILELGTSAKMLSVVPLMNGGGLFETGAGGSAPKHVQQLTAENYLRWDSLGEFLALAESFRHEATGGNARAGVLGESLDRATERLLNEDKSPARRVGQIDNRGSHFWLARYWAQELAEQTQDAELAARFADVSAQLIANADAIDAELIAVQGSPADIGGYYRPDADKASAVMRPSATFNGILASLA, from the coding sequence ATGGCAACGATCTTCTACACCCTCACCGACGAGGCCCCGATGCTGGCCACGTACTCGTTCCTGCCGGTGGTGCAGGCCTTCGCCTCGACCGCAGGTGTCGACGTCGAGACGCGCGACATCTCGCTGGCCGGTCGCATCCTGGCCCTCTTCCCTGAGCACCTGACCGAGGAGCAGCGCGTCGGCGACGCCCTCACCGAGCTCGGTGAGCTCGCGACCACCCCCGAGGCCAACATCATCAAGCTGCCGAACATCTCGGCGTCGATGCCCCAGCTCAAGGCCGCCATCGCCGAGCTGCAGTCCCAGGGCTTCGCCCTGCCCGACTACCCGGACGACCCCCAGAGCGACGAGGAGCGCGACATCCGCGTGCGCTACGACAAGGTCAAGGGCAGCGCCGTCAACCCCGTTCTGCGCGAGGGCAACTCCGACCGGCGCGCACCCGCCGCGGTGAAGAACTACGCCCGCAGCCACCCCCACTCGATGGGCGCCTGGAGCACCGACAGCAAGACCAACGTCGCCACCATGGGCGTCGACGACTTCCGCTCCAACGAGCAGTCGGTGGTGCTCGCCGGCAACGACCGGCTGACCATCCGCCACGTCGCCACCGACGGCACGAGCACCGTGCTCAAGGACGCCCTCGGGGTCCTTGAGGGTGAGGTCGTCGACGCCACCGTCATGCGCGTGGCCGCTCTCGGCGCCTTCCTGCGCGAGCAGGTCGCCCGCGCCAAGGCGCAGGACGTGCTGTTCTCCGTGCACCTCAAGGCCACGATGATGAAGGTCAGCGACCCGATCATCTTCGGCCACGTCGTGCGTGCCTTCCTCCCCGAGGTCTTCGAGCGCTTCGGCGCCGACCTCGACGCGGCCGGCCTGTCCCCCAACAACGGCCTCGGCGGCATCCTCGACGGCCTGGCCGCCCTCCCCAACGGCGACGAGATCAGGGCCGCCATCGAGCAGGGCCTGGCCGACGGCCCGCGCCTGGCGATGGTGAACTCCGACAAGGGCATCACCAACCTGCACGTGCCGAGCGACGTCATCGTCGACGCCTCGATGCCGGCGATGATCCGCACCTCCGGCCACATGTGGGGCCCCGACGGCGCTGAGGCCGACACCCTCGCCGTCATCCCCGACAGTTCCTACGCCGGCGTCTACCAGACCGTCATCGACGACTGCCGCGTCAACGGCGCCTTCGACCCGACCACGATGGGCTCGGTGCCCAACGTCGGCCTCATGGCCCAGAAGGCCGAGGAGTACGGCAGCCACGACAAGACCTTCGAGATCTCGGATGCCGGTCGCGTCGAGGTCGTCGACGGCAGCGGCACGGTGCTCATGTCGCACGACGTCGCACCGGGCGACATCTGGCGCGCCTGCCAGACCAAGGACGCCCCGATCCGCGACTGGGTCAAGCTCGCCGTCACCCGCGCTCGTGCCTCGGCCACCCCGGCCATCTTCTGGCTCGACCCGACCCGCGCCCACGACCGCAACCTCATCGCCAAGGTCGAGACCTACCTGGCCGACCACGACACCGACGGTCTCGACATCAGGATCATGTCCCCGATCGAGGCCACCGCGCTGTCCATCGAGCGCATCCGCCGCGGTGAGGACACCATCTCGGTCACCGGCAACGTGCTGCGCGACTACAACACCGACCTCTTCCCGATCCTCGAGCTGGGCACGAGCGCCAAGATGCTCTCGGTCGTCCCGCTGATGAACGGCGGCGGCCTGTTCGAGACCGGCGCCGGCGGCTCGGCCCCCAAGCACGTGCAGCAGCTGACGGCCGAGAACTACCTGCGCTGGGACAGCCTCGGTGAGTTCCTCGCACTGGCCGAGAGCTTCCGCCACGAGGCGACCGGTGGCAATGCCCGCGCCGGAGTGCTCGGTGAGTCCCTCGACCGCGCCACCGAGCGCCTGCTCAACGAGGACAAGTCACCCGCCCGCCGGGTCGGTCAGATCGACAACCGCGGCAGCCACTTCTGGCTGGCCCGCTACTGGGCGCAGGAGCTCGCCGAGCAGACGCAGGACGCCGAGCTCGCCGCCCGGTTCGCCGACGTCAGCGCGCAACTGATCGCCAACGCCGACGCCATCGACGCAGAGCTCATCGCCGTCCAGGGCTCACCCGCCGACATCGGCGGTTACTACCGGCCCGACGCCGACAAGGCCTCAGCCGTGATGCGCCCCTCGGCGACGTTCAACGGCATCCTCGCCTCGCTCGCCTGA
- the galK gene encoding galactokinase, which translates to MTPASGIHLEVFGRPPKGVWSAPGRVNLIGEHTDYNDGLVLPMALPQRTYAACSPRADRLLRVHSAQAGATVEVDLASVGPGSPAGWTAYVAGVLWALAQDGHDVRGLDVTVDSEVPVGAGLSSSAALECAVGAAASDLFGLGLLADDASRARLAAACVRAENDVAGAPTGGMDQSASLLCRADHALLLDCRTGATEHVPFVLGGGEGSDAVAGHVLLVTDTRAEHSLNDGQYAQRVASCDAASAALGVSSLRDVDPRGLEASLAALPDDVLRRRARHVVTEIARVQATVAALREGDLAEVGRLFDESHTSLRDDYEVSCAELDVSVEAARSAGALGARMTGGGFGGSSIALLPADAVDTAVAAIAQAFAERGWHAPASFAVTAGDSAHRDA; encoded by the coding sequence ATGACGCCAGCTAGCGGCATCCACCTCGAGGTGTTCGGCCGACCCCCGAAGGGTGTCTGGTCGGCCCCCGGCCGGGTCAACCTCATCGGCGAGCACACCGACTACAACGACGGGCTCGTGCTGCCGATGGCCCTGCCACAGCGCACGTATGCCGCATGCTCGCCGCGCGCCGACCGCCTCCTGCGCGTGCACTCGGCCCAGGCCGGCGCCACCGTCGAGGTCGATCTGGCGAGCGTCGGGCCGGGCAGCCCGGCGGGGTGGACGGCCTACGTCGCCGGCGTGCTCTGGGCGCTGGCGCAGGACGGTCACGACGTGCGCGGCCTGGACGTCACCGTCGACAGCGAGGTACCGGTCGGCGCCGGCCTGTCGAGCTCGGCGGCACTGGAGTGCGCGGTGGGGGCGGCGGCCAGCGACCTGTTCGGGCTGGGCCTGCTCGCCGACGACGCCTCGCGCGCCCGCCTCGCCGCGGCCTGCGTGCGCGCCGAGAACGACGTCGCCGGTGCCCCGACCGGCGGCATGGACCAGTCGGCATCCCTGCTCTGCCGCGCCGACCACGCCCTGCTGCTCGACTGCCGCACCGGCGCCACCGAGCACGTCCCGTTCGTCCTCGGCGGCGGGGAGGGGTCGGATGCCGTGGCCGGGCACGTCCTGCTCGTCACCGACACCCGCGCCGAGCACTCGCTCAACGACGGCCAGTACGCGCAGCGCGTCGCCTCGTGCGATGCCGCGTCGGCTGCCCTCGGGGTGAGCTCGCTGCGTGACGTCGACCCGCGGGGCCTCGAGGCGTCACTTGCCGCGTTGCCCGACGACGTCCTGCGCCGGCGGGCCCGGCACGTCGTCACCGAGATCGCTCGGGTGCAGGCCACGGTGGCCGCCCTGCGCGAGGGTGACCTGGCCGAAGTGGGGCGCCTGTTCGACGAGTCGCACACCTCCCTGCGCGACGACTACGAGGTCAGCTGCGCCGAGCTCGACGTCTCGGTCGAGGCGGCCCGCTCGGCGGGTGCCCTCGGGGCGCGGATGACCGGTGGCGGTTTCGGGGGCTCGAGCATCGCGCTCCTGCCCGCGGATGCCGTCGACACCGCCGTCGCTGCGATCGCGCAGGCGTTCGCCGAGCGCGGGTGGCACGCCCCGGCATCCTTCGCCGTGACCGCGGGCGACTCAGCCCACCGCGACGCCTGA
- a CDS encoding mannose-1-phosphate guanylyltransferase: MSTIPGFWAVVPAGGAGTRLWPLSRAAHPKFLLDLTGSGRTLLQATVERLEPLTGDRVVVVTGAPHADAVRAQLPALAGDQVLAEPSPRDSMAAIGLAAAVIERQDPQAVIGSFAADHVIPDTTAFESVIREAAEVAREGHLVTIGIEPTSPATGFGYIRAGEALAGFATALRAVEFVEKPDAVRAAQYVASGEFRWNAGMFVVKAATLLDLLAQWHPELAAGVRAIAASPERLDELWPALTRIAIDHAVAEPAADAGHVVVVPAPFSWDDVGDFASLAELLPPVEGEPGLRVLGSVDDVTTIEASGVVAAAGGRRVAVVGLEDVVVIDTPDAVLVTTRSRAQDVKAVVDALKAQGRTDLT, encoded by the coding sequence ATGTCCACCATCCCCGGCTTCTGGGCCGTCGTGCCCGCAGGTGGTGCCGGCACGCGCCTGTGGCCGCTCAGTCGCGCCGCGCACCCCAAGTTCCTCCTCGACCTCACCGGGAGCGGGCGCACGCTGCTCCAGGCGACGGTTGAGCGGCTCGAGCCGCTGACCGGCGACCGGGTGGTGGTCGTGACCGGTGCGCCCCATGCGGATGCCGTGCGGGCGCAGCTTCCCGCCCTGGCCGGCGACCAGGTGCTCGCCGAGCCGTCACCACGCGACTCGATGGCGGCGATCGGTCTGGCCGCTGCCGTGATCGAGCGCCAGGACCCGCAGGCCGTGATCGGCTCGTTCGCGGCCGACCACGTCATCCCCGACACCACCGCCTTCGAGAGCGTGATCCGGGAGGCCGCCGAGGTGGCACGCGAGGGTCACCTCGTCACGATCGGCATCGAGCCGACGTCACCAGCCACGGGCTTCGGCTACATCCGGGCGGGGGAGGCGCTGGCGGGGTTCGCCACCGCGCTTCGGGCCGTCGAGTTCGTCGAGAAGCCGGATGCCGTGCGGGCGGCGCAGTACGTCGCCTCCGGAGAGTTCCGCTGGAACGCAGGGATGTTCGTGGTCAAGGCCGCGACGCTGCTCGACCTGTTGGCGCAGTGGCATCCCGAGCTGGCCGCTGGGGTGCGCGCCATCGCGGCCTCGCCCGAGCGCCTCGACGAGCTGTGGCCGGCGCTGACGAGGATCGCCATCGACCACGCGGTCGCCGAGCCGGCCGCGGATGCCGGTCACGTCGTCGTCGTCCCGGCCCCGTTCTCCTGGGACGACGTGGGCGACTTCGCCAGCCTGGCCGAACTGCTGCCTCCCGTCGAGGGGGAGCCCGGCCTGCGGGTGCTCGGCTCGGTCGACGACGTGACGACGATCGAGGCCTCCGGGGTCGTCGCAGCAGCCGGTGGCCGCCGCGTGGCCGTGGTGGGGCTCGAGGACGTCGTCGTCATCGACACCCCGGATGCCGTGCTCGTCACCACCCGCTCGCGGGCGCAGGACGTCAAGGCCGTCGTCGACGCGCTCAAGGCGCAGGGCCGAACCGACCTCACCTGA
- a CDS encoding ribbon-helix-helix protein, CopG family yields MAMNLRLTDAESDALRAKAEQEGRSMQEVARTAISQYVTDRPQRLLNAIDRVRTEDRELLERLSR; encoded by the coding sequence ATGGCCATGAATCTCAGATTGACCGACGCCGAGAGCGATGCCCTGCGCGCCAAGGCGGAGCAGGAAGGCCGCTCGATGCAGGAGGTCGCGCGAACCGCGATCAGCCAGTACGTCACGGACCGACCCCAGCGACTGCTCAACGCGATCGATCGGGTGCGTACCGAGGATCGCGAACTGCTCGAGCGCCTCAGCAGGTGA
- a CDS encoding cupin domain-containing protein, which yields MTDHGPHPFVTDIEAATLGNNAFRSTLWTGKHLQLTVMCLQPEEEIGLEVHHDIDQFIRVEGGRGQVVMGLTREDLSFTRDVADDDVVLVPAGSWHNVVNTGDEPLRLYSVYGPAEHPHGTIHVTKVEADADEHDHHHSATDHPRVSREI from the coding sequence ATGACCGACCACGGCCCCCACCCGTTCGTCACCGACATCGAGGCCGCGACGCTCGGCAACAACGCCTTCCGCTCCACGCTCTGGACGGGCAAGCACCTCCAGCTCACCGTGATGTGCCTACAGCCCGAGGAGGAGATCGGCCTCGAGGTCCACCACGACATCGACCAGTTCATCCGGGTCGAGGGCGGCCGCGGGCAGGTCGTCATGGGCCTCACGCGCGAGGACCTGTCCTTCACCCGGGACGTCGCCGACGACGACGTCGTGCTCGTCCCGGCGGGCTCCTGGCACAACGTGGTCAACACCGGCGACGAGCCGCTGCGCCTGTACTCCGTGTACGGCCCGGCCGAGCACCCGCACGGCACGATCCACGTCACGAAGGTGGAGGCGGACGCCGACGAGCACGACCACCACCACTCCGCCACCGACCACCCGCGGGTCTCCCGCGAGATCTGA
- a CDS encoding ABC transporter permease codes for MTTRLAGAPELFRLAWRRDRILVPASVLGLVALSVGSAQATLALYPDDEAAATGFAGILTNPSVIAMYGPLASQTADALAVFKTVMMGAFLTAVLGFVVVRRHTRTEEDEGRHELVGSGVVGRWSPLAAAAALAVIAVVAASALSAAGLAALGMDGAGSTAFAVAWLSAGLATVGVTAVAVQLASTSRGAAGLGFGFLAAAYALRAVADSADAGTLLHALGWLSPLGWAGRVEAYGANRQWVLLLGLGALALGVGVGLAVLDRRDLGAGLIPARSGPSKAGALLASPLGLVTRLARGTIIGWSIGITLGAVAIGSLLGSVADLADDEVIQEFLRQLGGSAGTIEDIFVATEVRFVAVAVAAAGVALLLRLVGAERGGLGEVVLTTPVSRTRWYAAHVAVSLVLVTALMALFGLVLGVVGSAVTPLAPSVGAAVGAALSTVPAIWVVVGVAALLCGALPRVAPLAWGVLLVAFVVGELGTTMNLPSWVIDASPFAHLSQLPGGEFEPVPAVWLTLIAAALIAAGWAAYRRRDAV; via the coding sequence ATGACCACCCGGCTGGCCGGCGCACCCGAGCTGTTCCGACTCGCGTGGCGGCGCGACCGCATCCTCGTGCCGGCGAGCGTGCTCGGGCTCGTCGCCCTGTCGGTCGGCTCGGCGCAGGCGACGCTGGCCCTCTACCCCGACGACGAGGCAGCGGCGACCGGATTCGCCGGAATCCTCACGAATCCTTCGGTGATCGCGATGTACGGACCGCTGGCGTCGCAGACCGCCGACGCCCTGGCCGTGTTCAAGACGGTCATGATGGGGGCCTTCCTCACGGCCGTGCTCGGCTTCGTCGTCGTGCGGCGACACACCCGCACCGAGGAGGACGAAGGGCGGCACGAGCTCGTGGGTTCCGGTGTCGTCGGCCGCTGGTCGCCGCTCGCTGCAGCCGCGGCCCTGGCCGTCATCGCCGTCGTGGCGGCGAGCGCCCTGTCTGCGGCTGGTCTGGCCGCACTCGGCATGGACGGTGCCGGGAGCACCGCCTTCGCCGTCGCGTGGCTCTCGGCAGGCTTGGCGACCGTGGGGGTCACCGCCGTGGCGGTGCAGCTGGCGTCGACATCGCGCGGCGCGGCCGGCCTGGGGTTCGGATTCCTCGCTGCGGCGTACGCGTTGCGCGCCGTCGCTGACTCGGCGGATGCCGGGACGCTCCTGCACGCTCTCGGTTGGCTGTCGCCCTTGGGCTGGGCGGGGCGCGTGGAGGCCTACGGGGCAAACCGCCAGTGGGTGCTGCTGCTCGGCCTCGGCGCCCTGGCGCTCGGTGTCGGGGTGGGCCTGGCGGTGCTGGACCGGCGCGACCTCGGTGCCGGGCTGATCCCGGCACGCAGCGGCCCGTCAAAGGCCGGTGCGCTGCTGGCCTCTCCGCTGGGGCTCGTCACCCGACTCGCCCGAGGGACCATCATCGGCTGGAGCATCGGCATCACCCTGGGAGCCGTGGCCATCGGGTCACTGCTCGGCTCGGTCGCGGATCTGGCCGATGACGAGGTCATCCAGGAGTTCCTGCGCCAGCTCGGCGGTTCGGCGGGCACCATCGAGGACATCTTCGTCGCGACGGAGGTGCGGTTCGTCGCCGTCGCGGTCGCGGCAGCCGGCGTGGCCCTGCTGCTGCGCCTGGTGGGGGCCGAACGCGGCGGGCTCGGTGAGGTCGTGCTCACCACCCCGGTCAGTCGCACGCGCTGGTATGCCGCTCACGTGGCGGTCTCGCTCGTACTGGTCACCGCGTTGATGGCCCTGTTCGGGCTCGTCCTCGGCGTCGTTGGCTCGGCGGTGACCCCGCTCGCTCCGTCGGTGGGGGCGGCAGTGGGAGCAGCGCTGTCGACGGTTCCGGCGATCTGGGTGGTCGTGGGAGTGGCGGCGCTTTTGTGCGGGGCCCTCCCCCGGGTCGCGCCGCTCGCGTGGGGGGTGCTGCTCGTGGCATTTGTCGTGGGCGAACTGGGCACGACGATGAACCTGCCGTCGTGGGTGATCGACGCGTCCCCATTCGCGCACCTGTCACAGCTGCCGGGTGGCGAGTTCGAGCCCGTTCCAGCGGTGTGGCTCACGCTGATCGCGGCGGCGCTGATCGCCGCCGGATGGGCGGCCTACCGCCGCCGCGACGCGGTGTGA
- a CDS encoding 2'-5' RNA ligase family protein, which produces MPNHGVAVTIPEPWATTLQSAREAVGDTMASAIPPHVTLLPPTAIHPPQMPSFLKHLSAITESVAPFEMVLSGTGTFRPVSPVVFVQVSRGIGECEALELAVRSGPIERLLDFPYHPHVTIAHHLGEEALDRAFDELADFRCRFPVTSVELYHHDDDEVWRVVDSFPLRG; this is translated from the coding sequence ATGCCGAACCATGGCGTTGCCGTCACCATCCCCGAGCCGTGGGCGACGACTCTCCAGTCCGCCCGTGAGGCCGTCGGCGACACGATGGCCTCTGCCATCCCGCCGCACGTCACTCTCCTTCCCCCGACCGCGATCCACCCTCCGCAGATGCCGTCCTTCCTGAAGCACCTGAGCGCGATCACCGAGTCGGTGGCGCCGTTCGAGATGGTGCTCTCGGGCACGGGGACCTTCCGCCCCGTCTCGCCCGTGGTGTTCGTGCAGGTCTCTCGGGGGATCGGTGAGTGCGAGGCGCTCGAGCTCGCCGTGCGCTCCGGGCCGATCGAGCGCCTGCTCGACTTCCCGTACCACCCCCACGTGACGATCGCCCACCACCTGGGCGAGGAGGCACTCGATCGGGCCTTCGACGAGCTGGCTGACTTCCGCTGCCGCTTCCCGGTCACCTCGGTCGAGCTCTACCACCACGACGACGACGAGGTCTGGCGGGTCGTCGACAGCTTCCCGCTGCGCGGCTGA
- a CDS encoding exodeoxyribonuclease III: MLLVSANVNGIRAAVRRGGLAWLEAAAPDVLTLQEVRASDAELRAALAGSVFEGWHVAHSVSGAKGRAGVAVLSRTEPVAVRESVGMPGGEFDGAGRWVEADVVVGESVVTVASAYVHTGEAGTPRQDEKMRFLSAMTQRLREWTDDGRHAVVTGDLNVAHTADDLKNWKGNRGKAGFLPEERAVFDTWFDGLGVVDVHRRLHGPGPGPYTWWSWRGQAFDNDSGWRIDYHLASAPLAQRAVRAEVGRAPSYAERWSDHAPVSVQYDLP, translated from the coding sequence GTGCTCCTCGTCTCCGCCAACGTCAACGGCATCCGTGCCGCCGTCCGCCGGGGTGGCCTGGCCTGGCTCGAAGCCGCCGCCCCCGACGTCCTGACCCTGCAGGAGGTGCGCGCCTCGGACGCCGAACTGCGCGCAGCCCTGGCCGGTTCGGTGTTCGAGGGCTGGCACGTCGCGCACAGCGTGAGCGGGGCCAAGGGGCGGGCCGGCGTCGCGGTGCTCAGTCGCACCGAGCCCGTCGCCGTGCGCGAATCGGTGGGGATGCCGGGTGGCGAGTTCGACGGCGCCGGCCGGTGGGTCGAGGCGGATGTCGTGGTCGGGGAGTCGGTGGTGACGGTGGCGTCGGCCTACGTCCACACCGGTGAAGCGGGCACGCCGCGGCAGGACGAGAAGATGCGCTTCCTGTCAGCGATGACCCAGCGGCTGAGGGAGTGGACGGACGATGGCCGGCACGCCGTGGTGACCGGCGACCTCAACGTCGCGCACACCGCCGATGACCTGAAGAACTGGAAGGGCAACCGGGGCAAGGCCGGCTTCCTGCCCGAGGAGCGGGCGGTGTTCGACACGTGGTTCGACGGGCTCGGGGTGGTTGATGTCCACCGGCGGCTGCACGGGCCGGGGCCGGGGCCGTACACGTGGTGGTCGTGGCGGGGTCAGGCCTTCGACAACGACTCCGGCTGGCGGATCGACTACCACCTGGCCTCGGCGCCGCTCGCGCAGCGGGCCGTTCGTGCCGAGGTCGGCCGGGCACCGTCATATGCCGAACGCTGGAGCGACCACGCGCCGGTCAGCGTTCAGTACGACCTGCCCTGA